One genomic segment of Drosophila melanogaster chromosome 3R includes these proteins:
- the CG9626 gene encoding uncharacterized protein, isoform C: MEWDKPPPPPHPPPKPRRTRSRQNVLHYESLPTAPPAMCGRTEENIFQFPAVASRARNLSASPKFERREAKDLPVCELGKHSCSKCQPYRADRGTIEPLKTRLNSAIEAMDELTRTYALLEGFLEHRLATITDNEAGEREAELTVVDDDDVPSTSQVANQHPPTKPPRSNNTDHQFDLEHSLTWLESLMGTEVVPPFKQGKFKRIRERSKSMMEEDINVFMKGDRPSLKLSSSRPYILRRQSTYSDNKAKVSKWTKVKAAFKWERANVPPSGPGALENHVLMPLNHEVERYLKVPISAAAGSSSADSIISSSSGHIMSDTGGTPGTISSASSMDDLEATTRQNYRRDSSKSDTRCESRDSNFEVELRKSATDERLDNIKSSAPPLPIKSSSSKSLRRSKAFSDFEVLPEDHVAEIKATSSRRQKVPPSPLNLNQVNQMYSDLPQLHSPLKSPKDSRMRRVHSPGTSSVPSSPSRQSDFFGEFESEDLSSGDFSEPTTPNCKNFPQNADDEIFQHYQLLVLKLDSEFKGKQLELERSSASNRSVKLGSGAAGGGAGSGKRSSEEHSPTQLLHNELMSTAQLEQNLTPQFKKKLTKWRAKQQNCSAGSITSSEPAASPTAKSQSGDVKPKIDWNLWSMGQVKLEGQGLCALPDQKDLPEKFQKKLEQWNRLKCAPGGGTTSDNDSLKRGSKHSQSTRRGSDDDRWYKHRPHEKEKLSRLKAIVVPDHTKKIEVKTSDGEVMKFEGISRKFTRKLYEWEKARGIGPEASTFALLHPGYCPIDVRRINKECNKVAADHSPTLSRSLSLDSVSPNCNLAQAISQQASSLSLNDVNDLKEVEDTDALTDHEFKKYDEPEAVMVEVEEHIHDTASPLVTAHTLVEQQTPIYKYEEVQCNDYVNSRRVQSFESHTNLAPLLGALKRADELFGQLKNASPDLLEHPSMRDCQAALLSIRSIYPYYSNNLMRAGVLNAISDVQSELGRLTELSQKSPLDEACCQETMQERTLEYLEELQGLYECLQCLKLSIQGGSNRYPRDLVPDINITSEDGQQLDSSSAYATCDNSSRDRLAQDDNSASAASPMEHETETSTTTGTLCRSSLPTVNANPIANNGATSASASAKKKLLRLRKMGSRQNSKTESDSSDADTHSVLETPRRLRRKNFRLKQRSLDDDFRLSSTTNEHDVATAREDIVYGSLKVKPGELIEQSQCVAPAPVHLVLHDPSLSSSASTTPLTSTTPSSIVTPPTKLGAFIPPPLPEHNRTYNTNANVFVKTKRKLFTTIPKPSAAEGLAVIEKELDSPTEEKSEKVDRPGKSRCPLKPLNLYKSISLDRITQPPSKEELRKCQSSEHFRRGILFVRPPLASDSIERLSKKHQELNNPPVPPRKAHLYKKNSLHKSHSANASNKIEHKIAKTSSGPSFSRVHPPPPSPVPLTLPNKQDNTLPRIQRKHPNTPTKAKQFEFPPPQILAPERPVTPLSERAIRLQLAKAQFLQSAPVTPRQGPQTPTKATESVVLQKSISAGSMRGGAGGGAAVHEAAQQQHYHDTSTDQESVGHSSAYDSLPRAVSRSAKISSKLGFATLTSKLRRGNKKPKNPPPSPGSALSALCRQTLMADVIAIPQAFGTEKPPPSPTGRNVSKSQSTPQAAGPSNINFEGIPKSLSEQYVRQLKESDV; the protein is encoded by the exons ATGGAGTGGGACAAGCCACCTCCGCCGCCGCATCCACCGCCAAAACCCCGACGAACGCGATCCCGGCAGAATGTCCTGCACTATGAGTCCTTGCCCACCGCTCCGCCGGCGATGTGCGGTCGCACGGAAGAGAACATTTTCCAGTTTCCGGCGGTGGCCTCCCGTGCCCGCAATCTCTCCGCCTCCCCTAAATTCGAGAGGAGAGAGGCCAAGGATCTGCCCGTTTGCGAACTGGGTAAGCACTCTTGCTCCAAGTGCCAGCCCTATCGGGCGGATCGGGGCACCATCGAACCGCTGAAAACTCGCCTCAACTCGGCAATTGAAGCCATGGATGAGCTGACTCGCACGTACGCTTTGCTGGAGGGATTTCTGGAGCACCGACTAGCCACCATCACCGACAACGAGGCGGGTGAACGGGAAGCTGAGCTGACAGTTgttgatgatgacgatgtTCCTTCCACTAGTCAAGTTGCCAATCAGCATCCACCCACCAAGCCGCCTCGCTCCAACAATACTGACCATCAGTTCGATCTGGAGCACTCCCTTACCTGGCTAGAATCTCTGATGGGCACTGAGGTGGTGCCGCCCTTCAAGCAGGGAAAGTTTAAACG TATTCGCGAGCGTAGCAAGTCCATGATGGAGGAGGACATAAACGTGTTCATGAAGGGCGATCGTCCCAGTCTAAAGCTGAGCTCCTCGCGACCATATATCCTGAGGCGTCAAAGCACCTACAGCGACAACAAGGCCAAGGTGTCCAAGTGGACCAAGGTCAAGGCCGCCTTCAAGTGGGAGCGGGCAAATGTGCCGCCTTCGGGACCAGGTGCTCTGGAAAACCACGTCTTGATGCCACTCAACCATGAGGTGGAGAG atACCTCAAGGTGCCCATTAGCGCGGCAGCCGGCAGCAGTTCCGCGGACAGCATCATCAGCTCCTCCTCTGGTCATATTATGAGTGATACGGGTGGGACACCTGGTACCATCAGTTCGGCCAGCTCCATGGATGATCTTGAGGCCACCACCCGACAGAATTATC GTCGTGATTCCTCTAAAAGTGATACCCGCTGCGAATCCCGCGACTCCAACTTTGAGGTGGAGTTACGAAAATCCGCTACTGACGAACGCCTGGACAATATTAAATCTTCAGCTCCGCCACTACCAATCAAATCATCATCCAGCAAGTCATTGCGAAGGTCGAAAGCCTTCTCCGACTTTGAGGTCCTGCCAGAGGATCATGTGGCGGAGATTAAGGCTACCAGCAGTCGTCGACAAAAGGTGCCACCGAGTCCACTGAATCTCAACCAGGTGAACCAGATGTATAGTGATCTGCCACAACTGCACTCTCCGCTCAAGAGTCCCAAGGATTCGCGCATGCGTCGTGTCCATTCGCCGGGGACCTCCTCGGTGCCCAGCAGTCCTTCCAGGCAATCGGATTTCTTTGGTGAATTTG AGAGCGAGGATCTATCCAGTGGTGATTTCTCGGAACCCACTACGCCAAACTGTAAGAATTTCCCACAGAACGCCGATGACGAGATATTTCAACATTATCAACTTCTCGTACTCAAACTAGATTCAGAGTTTAAGGGCAAGCAACTCGAGTTAGAGCGTTCCAGCGCCAGCAACCGCA GTGTCAAACTGGGAAGTGGAGCAgccggaggaggagctggtAGTGGAAAGCGCAGCAGCGAGGAGCACTCGCCCACCCAACTGTTGCACAACGAACTCATGTCCACAGCCCAGCTGGAGCAGAATCTTACCCCACAGTTCAAAAAGAAGCTAACCAAGTGGCGGGCCAAGCAGCAAAATTGCTCTGCAGGATCAATCACCTCATCAGAACCAGCAGCAAGTCCCACGGCCAAGAGCCAAAGTGGGGATGTTAAGCCCAAGATTGACTGGAATCTGTGGAGCATGGGTCAAGTGAAGTTGGAGGGCCAAGGATTGTGCGCTTTGCCTGATCAGAAGGATCTGCCCGAGAAGTTTCAGAAGAAGTTGG AGCAGTGGAATCGGTTGAAGTGCGCTCCTGGTGGCGGCACTACCTCGGACAATGACTCCCTGAAGCGAGGATCCAAGCACAGTCAGAGTACAAGAAGGGGATCCGATGACGATCGATGGTACAAGCATAGGCCGCACGAGAAAGAGAA ATTGTCCCGCCTAAAGGCCATTGTGGTACCGGATCATACCAAGAAAATTGAGGTCAAGACTTCGGATGGAGAGGTGATGAAGTTTGAGGGCATCTCGAGGAAGTTCACTAGGAAGCTTTACGAGTGGGAGAAAGCTAGGGGAATCGGGCCGGAAGCATCCACGTTTGCCCTGCTGCATCCTGGTTACTGTCCCATAGATGTGAGGCGCATCAACAAGGAGTGCAATAAAG TGGCAGCGGATCACTCCCCGACTCTCAGCCGTTCACTGTCCCTTGACAGTGTGTCACCCAACTGCAACCTGGCCCAGGCCATCTCCCAGCAGGCTTCATCCCTTTCTCTAAACGACGTCAACGATCTGAAGGAAGTCGAGGACACCGACGCCCTCACCGatcacgagttcaaaaagtaCGACGAGCCGGAGGCTGTGAtggtggaggtggaggagcaCATTCATGACACCGCCTCTCCACTGGTCACCGCTCACACTCTGGTGGAGCAGCAGACGCCCATATATAAGTACGAGGAGGTGCAGTGTAACGACTATGT CAATTCGCGTCGCGTCCAGAGCTTTGAGTCCCACACAAATCTGGCCCCCTTGCTGGGAGCACTGAAACGTGCCGATGAGCTGTTTGGCCAACTGAAGAATGCTTCGCCCGATCTGCTAGAACACCCGTCCATGCGGGACTGCCAGGCCGCATTACTTAGCATTCGTAGCATTTATCCGTACTACTCCAACAACCTGATGAGGGCGGGCGTGCTCAACGCCATATCCGATGTCCAGAGCGAACTGGGACGACTAACCGAGCTG AGCCAAAAATCGCCTTTGGACGAAGCCTGCTGCCAAGAAACCATGCAAGAGCGAACGCTGGAGTATCTGGAGGAACTCCAAGGACTGTATGAATGCCTGCAGTGCCTTAAGCTGAGTATAC AGGGTGGAAGCAACCGGTATCCCCGAGACTTAGTGCCGGATATTAACATCACCAGCGAGGATGGGCAGCAGTTGGACTCCAGTTCGGCCTATGCCACCTGCGACAACTCCAGCCGGGATCGATTGGCTCAGGATGACAACAGTGCTAGTGCAGCTTCACCGATGGAGCATGAAACGGAGACTAGCACCACAACGGGCACTTTGTGCCGATCCAGTTTGCCCACCGTGAATGCCAATCCGATTGCCAATAATGGTGCAACCAGTGCAAGTGCTTCTGCTAAGAAAAAACTGCTGCGACTGCGAAAAATGGGTTCCCGGCAGAACAGCAAGAcggagagcgacagcagcgatGCGGATACCCACTCAGTTTTGGAGACACCGCGCCGATTGCGCCGCAAGAATTTCCGGCTGAAGCAGCGTTCCTTGGATGATGACTTCCGGTTGAGCTCGACGACAAATGAACATGATGTGGCTACTGCCAGAGAAGACATAGTCTACGGGTCACTGAAGGTTAAGCCAGGCGAACTCATTGAGCAGAGTCAGTGCGTGGCACCTGCTCCAGTGCACCTCGTTTTACATGATCCATCTTTATCTTCCTCCGCATCCACCACTCCTCTCACTTCAACCACTCCTTCCTCAATAGTTACTCCACCCACAAAGCTGGGAGCCTTTATTCCTCCTCCTCTGCCGGAACACAATCGAACATACAACACTAATGCCAATGTCTTCGTGAAGACCAAACGGAAACTCTTCACTACTATCCCAAAACCAAGCGCCGCGGAAGGCCTAGCTGTGATAGAAAAGGAGCTGGACAGTCCCACGGAGGAGAAATCGGAAAAGGTGGACAGACCTGGGAAGTCAAGATGCCCTCTCAAGCCCCTTAATCTGTACAAGTCCATTAGTTTGGACCGTATAACACAACCGCCCAGCAAAGAAGAACTCCGGAAATGTCAAAGTAGCGAACACTTCCGGCGGGGAATCCTATTTGTGCGACCGCCACTGGCTAGTGATAGCATCGAGAGATTGTCCAAGAAACATCAGGAGTTAAACAATCCTCCAGTTCCGCCTCGGAAAGCTCATCTTTACAAGAAAAACTCTTTGCACAAGTCACACAGTGCAAATGCGAGCAACAAGATTGAGCACAAGATAGCCAAGACTAGCTCAGGACCCAGTTTCTCCCGGGTGCATCCTCCGCCACCGTCGCCTGTTCCGCTAACTCTACCCAATAAACAAGATAACACTCTGCCACGAATCCAGCGTAAACATCCCAATACTCCAACCAAGGCCAAGCAGTTCGAGTTTCCGCCACCTCAGATTCTTGCGCCGGAACGTCCAGTCACTCCTCTTTCGGAGAGAGCCATACGCCTCCAGTTGGCCAAGGCGCAGTTTCTTCAAAGTGCTCCAGTTACTCCCCGCCAGGGTCCCCAAACTCCAACTAAGGCAACGGAATCTGTGGTGCTCCAAAAGAGCATCAGTGCGGGCAGCATGAGGGGTGGAGCAGGGGGAGGAGCAGCTGTCCATGAGGCGGCACAGCAACAGCATTATCATGACACATCCACGGATCAGGAAAGTGTGGGCCACTCCAGTGCCTACGATAGTTTGCCCAGAGCAGTGAGCCGAAGTGCCAAGATTTCTAGTAAACTGGGATTCGCCACTTTAACATCAAAGTTACGAAGGGGCAACAAAAAGCCCAAGAATCCACCTCCTAGTCCTGGTAGCGCCTTATCCGCCCTGTGTCGGCAAACCCTAATGGCCGATGTCATAGCCATACCACAGGCTTTCGGAACGGAGAAGCCTCCACCAAGTCCCACAGGACGAAATGTCTCAAAGTCGCAGAGCACGCCGCAGGCTGCTGGACCTTCGAATATCAATTTCGAAGGGATTCCCAAGTCGCTGAGCGAACAATATGTCCGCCAGCTCAAGGAGAGCGACGTCTAG
- the CG9626 gene encoding uncharacterized protein, isoform D, whose product MEWDKPPPPPHPPPKPRRTRSRQNVLHYESLPTAPPAMCGRTEENIFQFPAVASRARNLSASPKFERREAKDLPVCELGKHSCSKCQPYRADRGTIEPLKTRLNSAIEAMDELTRTYALLEGFLEHRLATITDNEAGEREAELTVVDDDDVPSTSQVANQHPPTKPPRSNNTDHQFDLEHSLTWLESLMGTEVVPPFKQGKFKRIRERSKSMMEEDINVFMKGDRPSLKLSSSRPYILRRQSTYSDNKAKVSKWTKVKAAFKWERANVPPSGPGALENHVLMPLNHEVERYLKVPISAAAGSSSADSIISSSSGHIMSDTGGTPGTISSASSMDDLEATTRQNYRRDSSKSDTRCESRDSNFEVELRKSATDERLDNIKSSAPPLPIKSSSSKSLRRSKAFSDFEVLPEDHVAEIKATSSRRQKVPPSPLNLNQVNQMYSDLPQLHSPLKSPKDSRMRRVHSPGTSSVPSSPSRQSDFFGEFESEDLSSGDFSEPTTPNYSEFKGKQLELERSSASNRSVKLGSGAAGGGAGSGKRSSEEHSPTQLLHNELMSTAQLEQNLTPQFKKKLTKWRAKQQNCSAGSITSSEPAASPTAKSQSGDVKPKIDWNLWSMGQVKLEGQGLCALPDQKDLPEKFQKKLEQWNRLKCAPGGGTTSDNDSLKRGSKHSQSTRRGSDDDRWYKHRPHEKEKLSRLKAIVVPDHTKKIEVKTSDGEVMKFEGISRKFTRKLYEWEKARGIGPEASTFALLHPGYCPIDVRRINKECNKVAADHSPTLSRSLSLDSVSPNCNLAQAISQQASSLSLNDVNDLKEVEDTDALTDHEFKKYDEPEAVMVEVEEHIHDTASPLVTAHTLVEQQTPIYKYEEVQCNDYVNSRRVQSFESHTNLAPLLGALKRADELFGQLKNASPDLLEHPSMRDCQAALLSIRSIYPYYSNNLMRAGVLNAISDVQSELGRLTELSQKSPLDEACCQETMQERTLEYLEELQGLYECLQCLKLSIQGGSNRYPRDLVPDINITSEDGQQLDSSSAYATCDNSSRDRLAQDDNSASAASPMEHETETSTTTGTLCRSSLPTVNANPIANNGATSASASAKKKLLRLRKMGSRQNSKTESDSSDADTHSVLETPRRLRRKNFRLKQRSLDDDFRLSSTTNEHDVATAREDIVYGSLKVKPGELIEQSQCVAPAPVHLVLHDPSLSSSASTTPLTSTTPSSIVTPPTKLGAFIPPPLPEHNRTYNTNANVFVKTKRKLFTTIPKPSAAEGLAVIEKELDSPTEEKSEKVDRPGKSRCPLKPLNLYKSISLDRITQPPSKEELRKCQSSEHFRRGILFVRPPLASDSIERLSKKHQELNNPPVPPRKAHLYKKNSLHKSHSANASNKIEHKIAKTSSGPSFSRVHPPPPSPVPLTLPNKQDNTLPRIQRKHPNTPTKAKQFEFPPPQILAPERPVTPLSERAIRLQLAKAQFLQSAPVTPRQGPQTPTKATESVVLQKSISAGSMRGGAGGGAAVHEAAQQQHYHDTSTDQESVGHSSAYDSLPRAVSRSAKISSKLGFATLTSKLRRGNKKPKNPPPSPGSALSALCRQTLMADVIAIPQAFGTEKPPPSPTGRNVSKSQSTPQAAGPSNINFEGIPKSLSEQYVRQLKESDV is encoded by the exons ATGGAGTGGGACAAGCCACCTCCGCCGCCGCATCCACCGCCAAAACCCCGACGAACGCGATCCCGGCAGAATGTCCTGCACTATGAGTCCTTGCCCACCGCTCCGCCGGCGATGTGCGGTCGCACGGAAGAGAACATTTTCCAGTTTCCGGCGGTGGCCTCCCGTGCCCGCAATCTCTCCGCCTCCCCTAAATTCGAGAGGAGAGAGGCCAAGGATCTGCCCGTTTGCGAACTGGGTAAGCACTCTTGCTCCAAGTGCCAGCCCTATCGGGCGGATCGGGGCACCATCGAACCGCTGAAAACTCGCCTCAACTCGGCAATTGAAGCCATGGATGAGCTGACTCGCACGTACGCTTTGCTGGAGGGATTTCTGGAGCACCGACTAGCCACCATCACCGACAACGAGGCGGGTGAACGGGAAGCTGAGCTGACAGTTgttgatgatgacgatgtTCCTTCCACTAGTCAAGTTGCCAATCAGCATCCACCCACCAAGCCGCCTCGCTCCAACAATACTGACCATCAGTTCGATCTGGAGCACTCCCTTACCTGGCTAGAATCTCTGATGGGCACTGAGGTGGTGCCGCCCTTCAAGCAGGGAAAGTTTAAACG TATTCGCGAGCGTAGCAAGTCCATGATGGAGGAGGACATAAACGTGTTCATGAAGGGCGATCGTCCCAGTCTAAAGCTGAGCTCCTCGCGACCATATATCCTGAGGCGTCAAAGCACCTACAGCGACAACAAGGCCAAGGTGTCCAAGTGGACCAAGGTCAAGGCCGCCTTCAAGTGGGAGCGGGCAAATGTGCCGCCTTCGGGACCAGGTGCTCTGGAAAACCACGTCTTGATGCCACTCAACCATGAGGTGGAGAG atACCTCAAGGTGCCCATTAGCGCGGCAGCCGGCAGCAGTTCCGCGGACAGCATCATCAGCTCCTCCTCTGGTCATATTATGAGTGATACGGGTGGGACACCTGGTACCATCAGTTCGGCCAGCTCCATGGATGATCTTGAGGCCACCACCCGACAGAATTATC GTCGTGATTCCTCTAAAAGTGATACCCGCTGCGAATCCCGCGACTCCAACTTTGAGGTGGAGTTACGAAAATCCGCTACTGACGAACGCCTGGACAATATTAAATCTTCAGCTCCGCCACTACCAATCAAATCATCATCCAGCAAGTCATTGCGAAGGTCGAAAGCCTTCTCCGACTTTGAGGTCCTGCCAGAGGATCATGTGGCGGAGATTAAGGCTACCAGCAGTCGTCGACAAAAGGTGCCACCGAGTCCACTGAATCTCAACCAGGTGAACCAGATGTATAGTGATCTGCCACAACTGCACTCTCCGCTCAAGAGTCCCAAGGATTCGCGCATGCGTCGTGTCCATTCGCCGGGGACCTCCTCGGTGCCCAGCAGTCCTTCCAGGCAATCGGATTTCTTTGGTGAATTTG AGAGCGAGGATCTATCCAGTGGTGATTTCTCGGAACCCACTACGCCAAACT ATTCAGAGTTTAAGGGCAAGCAACTCGAGTTAGAGCGTTCCAGCGCCAGCAACCGCA GTGTCAAACTGGGAAGTGGAGCAgccggaggaggagctggtAGTGGAAAGCGCAGCAGCGAGGAGCACTCGCCCACCCAACTGTTGCACAACGAACTCATGTCCACAGCCCAGCTGGAGCAGAATCTTACCCCACAGTTCAAAAAGAAGCTAACCAAGTGGCGGGCCAAGCAGCAAAATTGCTCTGCAGGATCAATCACCTCATCAGAACCAGCAGCAAGTCCCACGGCCAAGAGCCAAAGTGGGGATGTTAAGCCCAAGATTGACTGGAATCTGTGGAGCATGGGTCAAGTGAAGTTGGAGGGCCAAGGATTGTGCGCTTTGCCTGATCAGAAGGATCTGCCCGAGAAGTTTCAGAAGAAGTTGG AGCAGTGGAATCGGTTGAAGTGCGCTCCTGGTGGCGGCACTACCTCGGACAATGACTCCCTGAAGCGAGGATCCAAGCACAGTCAGAGTACAAGAAGGGGATCCGATGACGATCGATGGTACAAGCATAGGCCGCACGAGAAAGAGAA ATTGTCCCGCCTAAAGGCCATTGTGGTACCGGATCATACCAAGAAAATTGAGGTCAAGACTTCGGATGGAGAGGTGATGAAGTTTGAGGGCATCTCGAGGAAGTTCACTAGGAAGCTTTACGAGTGGGAGAAAGCTAGGGGAATCGGGCCGGAAGCATCCACGTTTGCCCTGCTGCATCCTGGTTACTGTCCCATAGATGTGAGGCGCATCAACAAGGAGTGCAATAAAG TGGCAGCGGATCACTCCCCGACTCTCAGCCGTTCACTGTCCCTTGACAGTGTGTCACCCAACTGCAACCTGGCCCAGGCCATCTCCCAGCAGGCTTCATCCCTTTCTCTAAACGACGTCAACGATCTGAAGGAAGTCGAGGACACCGACGCCCTCACCGatcacgagttcaaaaagtaCGACGAGCCGGAGGCTGTGAtggtggaggtggaggagcaCATTCATGACACCGCCTCTCCACTGGTCACCGCTCACACTCTGGTGGAGCAGCAGACGCCCATATATAAGTACGAGGAGGTGCAGTGTAACGACTATGT CAATTCGCGTCGCGTCCAGAGCTTTGAGTCCCACACAAATCTGGCCCCCTTGCTGGGAGCACTGAAACGTGCCGATGAGCTGTTTGGCCAACTGAAGAATGCTTCGCCCGATCTGCTAGAACACCCGTCCATGCGGGACTGCCAGGCCGCATTACTTAGCATTCGTAGCATTTATCCGTACTACTCCAACAACCTGATGAGGGCGGGCGTGCTCAACGCCATATCCGATGTCCAGAGCGAACTGGGACGACTAACCGAGCTG AGCCAAAAATCGCCTTTGGACGAAGCCTGCTGCCAAGAAACCATGCAAGAGCGAACGCTGGAGTATCTGGAGGAACTCCAAGGACTGTATGAATGCCTGCAGTGCCTTAAGCTGAGTATAC AGGGTGGAAGCAACCGGTATCCCCGAGACTTAGTGCCGGATATTAACATCACCAGCGAGGATGGGCAGCAGTTGGACTCCAGTTCGGCCTATGCCACCTGCGACAACTCCAGCCGGGATCGATTGGCTCAGGATGACAACAGTGCTAGTGCAGCTTCACCGATGGAGCATGAAACGGAGACTAGCACCACAACGGGCACTTTGTGCCGATCCAGTTTGCCCACCGTGAATGCCAATCCGATTGCCAATAATGGTGCAACCAGTGCAAGTGCTTCTGCTAAGAAAAAACTGCTGCGACTGCGAAAAATGGGTTCCCGGCAGAACAGCAAGAcggagagcgacagcagcgatGCGGATACCCACTCAGTTTTGGAGACACCGCGCCGATTGCGCCGCAAGAATTTCCGGCTGAAGCAGCGTTCCTTGGATGATGACTTCCGGTTGAGCTCGACGACAAATGAACATGATGTGGCTACTGCCAGAGAAGACATAGTCTACGGGTCACTGAAGGTTAAGCCAGGCGAACTCATTGAGCAGAGTCAGTGCGTGGCACCTGCTCCAGTGCACCTCGTTTTACATGATCCATCTTTATCTTCCTCCGCATCCACCACTCCTCTCACTTCAACCACTCCTTCCTCAATAGTTACTCCACCCACAAAGCTGGGAGCCTTTATTCCTCCTCCTCTGCCGGAACACAATCGAACATACAACACTAATGCCAATGTCTTCGTGAAGACCAAACGGAAACTCTTCACTACTATCCCAAAACCAAGCGCCGCGGAAGGCCTAGCTGTGATAGAAAAGGAGCTGGACAGTCCCACGGAGGAGAAATCGGAAAAGGTGGACAGACCTGGGAAGTCAAGATGCCCTCTCAAGCCCCTTAATCTGTACAAGTCCATTAGTTTGGACCGTATAACACAACCGCCCAGCAAAGAAGAACTCCGGAAATGTCAAAGTAGCGAACACTTCCGGCGGGGAATCCTATTTGTGCGACCGCCACTGGCTAGTGATAGCATCGAGAGATTGTCCAAGAAACATCAGGAGTTAAACAATCCTCCAGTTCCGCCTCGGAAAGCTCATCTTTACAAGAAAAACTCTTTGCACAAGTCACACAGTGCAAATGCGAGCAACAAGATTGAGCACAAGATAGCCAAGACTAGCTCAGGACCCAGTTTCTCCCGGGTGCATCCTCCGCCACCGTCGCCTGTTCCGCTAACTCTACCCAATAAACAAGATAACACTCTGCCACGAATCCAGCGTAAACATCCCAATACTCCAACCAAGGCCAAGCAGTTCGAGTTTCCGCCACCTCAGATTCTTGCGCCGGAACGTCCAGTCACTCCTCTTTCGGAGAGAGCCATACGCCTCCAGTTGGCCAAGGCGCAGTTTCTTCAAAGTGCTCCAGTTACTCCCCGCCAGGGTCCCCAAACTCCAACTAAGGCAACGGAATCTGTGGTGCTCCAAAAGAGCATCAGTGCGGGCAGCATGAGGGGTGGAGCAGGGGGAGGAGCAGCTGTCCATGAGGCGGCACAGCAACAGCATTATCATGACACATCCACGGATCAGGAAAGTGTGGGCCACTCCAGTGCCTACGATAGTTTGCCCAGAGCAGTGAGCCGAAGTGCCAAGATTTCTAGTAAACTGGGATTCGCCACTTTAACATCAAAGTTACGAAGGGGCAACAAAAAGCCCAAGAATCCACCTCCTAGTCCTGGTAGCGCCTTATCCGCCCTGTGTCGGCAAACCCTAATGGCCGATGTCATAGCCATACCACAGGCTTTCGGAACGGAGAAGCCTCCACCAAGTCCCACAGGACGAAATGTCTCAAAGTCGCAGAGCACGCCGCAGGCTGCTGGACCTTCGAATATCAATTTCGAAGGGATTCCCAAGTCGCTGAGCGAACAATATGTCCGCCAGCTCAAGGAGAGCGACGTCTAG